One part of the Solanum dulcamara chromosome 8, daSolDulc1.2, whole genome shotgun sequence genome encodes these proteins:
- the LOC129900556 gene encoding F-box/FBD/LRR-repeat protein At1g13570-like → MMDRKGNKTRSSPDVLSKLPDNVIDGILMRLPFRDAVCTSILSKKWRYKWLRLPITKFTLSFQYRKSCPPIDNLLHFLSKKGIQHLVLRLPRRFKMPYLFFTCLKLRHLYLQNCLLLPPIAFKGFDWLISLELHDVTIYSKGLESLISNCSLLEQLVLNISDALSDIIEINAPVLKSCDFMGDMATICLKCVPRLAKLSLTHYRKDWKKFDVVNFLTSNFFKSCSDLEHLHLNYTVPLARGQEIPTKLPLDLMCVKHLCMCIYLDRDEILSALCLIRSFPFLRYLEIQMELNVMNSMPALECLEVEAFPDVIFKYLREVKLIEADGGMLEMQLIKILLAKSPALVRMLINPHRFLKKSAIGKGLDKLTEFERASPKAEVLVKLV, encoded by the exons ATGATGGATCGAAAGGGCAACAAAACACGTTCTTCTCCCGATGTACTCAGCAAACTCCCTGATAATGTAATTGATGGGATTCTTATGCGTCTGCCTTTTCGAGATGCTGTGTGCACAAGCATTTTGTCCAAGAAATGGAGATATAAGTGGCTTAGACTTCCAATTACAAAGTTTACCCTTTCATTTCAGTATCGGAAAAGCTGCCCTCCTATTGACAACTTATTACATTTCCTCTCTAAAAAAGGCATTCAACATCTTGTTCTTAGACTTCCAAGACGATTCAAAATgccttatttatttttcacATGTTTGAAGTTGAGGCATCTGTATCTCCAAAACTGTTTATTACTTCCTCCAATAGCCTTCAAAGGATTTGATTGGTTAATTAGCCTAGAACTACATGATGTTACAATTTACTCCAAGGGGCTTGAAAGTTTAATTTCTAATTGCTCGTTGCTTGAGCAATTGGTTCTAAATATCTCAGATGCGTTAAGCGACATCATTGAAATTAATGCTCCCGTGCTGAAATCTTGTGACTTCATGGGCGATATGGCAACTATCTGCTTAAAATGTGTCCCTCGTTTGGCAAAACTTTCTCTCACGCATTATCGTAAGGACTGGAAAAAGTTTGATGTTGTAAATTTTTTGACATCAAACTTTTTTAAGTCTTGTTCTGATCTCGAGCATCTTCACTTGAATTACACG GTCCCCTTGGCTAGAGGCCAAGAAATACCAACAAAGCTTCCCCTTGATTTGATGTGTGTCAAACATCTTTGCATGTGTATATATCTTGACAGGGATGAGATTCTGTCTGCTCTTTGCTTGATAAGAAGCTTCCCATTTTTACGATATCTGGAAATTCAG ATGGAGCTCAATGTTATGAATTCTATGCCGGCTCTAGAATGTCTTGAAGTGGAAGCTTTTCCAGATGTGATATTCAAATACCTAAGGGAAGTTAAGCTAATAGAAGCTGATGGCGGTATGCTGGAGATGCAACTTATCAAGATTCTGTTAGCCAAGTCTCCGGCGCTGGTGAGAATGTTAATCAATCCCCACAGGTTTTTGAAAAAATCTGCAATAGGCAAAGGACTTGATAAGCTAACAGAATTTGAGCGTGCATCACCTAAAGCAGAAGTTCTCGTTAAACTAGTATAA